The nucleotide sequence GTGTAAACAAATTAATGTATCTAGTTTAGAAAtctaattagtttttttcgatttcagATATGGCAATTTTTTCTTGCATTCCGTTTCTCATCGGTTTATCCATATCTATCGCAACATGTTCGTCACCAGAACCAGATCCTAAAAGtacatatttcgaaaatttttcgaAAGGACTTGCCGAAATGGAACGAATCGCGTCTGAATAtgaatacaaagaaaaaaattttgaagatgaaaaaCGTAATGTAACAGGTGAACGAAAAGCAAATTAAATGACTTTACTCGATAAACGAGGTTgcttccagaagtacctggcccaacaaagaaaaaaatatatcatatttttccttttccttttccttttccttttccttttccttttccttttccttttccttttccttttccttttccttttccttttccttttccttttccttttccttttccttttccttttccttttcgtCCCATACACTTTTCATAACGATTTTCTATAATAGCATTTTATAAGGAGAATcatcaagcttctcaaaatagcaaTTAATTGACcaccgaaccattttttcaaatctggaaacagaaaataatccgaggaggctaaatctggcgaatagggtacTGGAtctagcaattcaaacttcaattcattaattttgacctttgcaataacggatttgtAAGCTGGTGCATTTTTTTGATGAatcaacactttcttcttagccaaatgcttGATTTCTTCGACCAAACGATGCAATAAGTTCGCAAAaaactcgccgttgatagtttttcctatCCTAAagaaccgacgccatgaccttgcctgcaaatggaacggtctttgcctcctttggagccggttcttccttttcagtccattattttgattattcttttgttttgcTTCTGATTTGATGGACTCTCCACTCCCCCAGAGCAAAAATTCGGCttcatttctgtgaaacattgccaaacactcgatggtaACATCTCCACGACGATGTTTTTGTTCCAtcgtgagcaaacgcggcacccatcttctTCATGTACagattttcagtttttatacgATGTAacgcattttttgaaatgcctaccaTGTCTGTTAGTTCGcccactttcagtcgacgataattcagtggattttcttcaacatttctggagtcgtcacctcatatGGTCGACctctgcgatgctggtcttcaaAGATCATACGGTCACGTTTAAACTCTGGTACCAATATTTTACAGTTGATAACGATGGCAGATTtaacataacgatgaccaaattcactgaaaactttcACCAtcgatggctgccaaacaaatactaaacaacgtggtgtcttcaaactgtatagattgtgtacttcaggccagatacttctgggaccataaAACGGGAATATCTGCTTCCCTTTTATCGGCCATTTGACTGGagtgaaaaatacattttttttatctaaagatTGTCCCCGTTAAAGAACAAAATGAACAATCgtttaacagaaaatttatttcccCTTACAACACATTCTAGTTGCTCTagtaggacattctgtatatgaCATATATTGTAAACTAATCGAAATCTGAAACTGGTCGCAAGAGcatcgatttttcaacttttcaccATTAAcaagtattttcatttatcacatTGTTCAGTCGTTTTACATATATACAGgttgtttaaaaaaaggttatttcgtatgaaaattgaattactgagttttctagctatcCCAGAAGCGGGTTAGGGTGTGGGGCTAAATCTCTGCTAcactaaaatgattttttaagagaattccaaataaattgttatttattttcataattggTCGATTGGCTAATTTCGAGTTTAGACTATAACATATCCGAATCGTTTGCAGCTTCCAAAGAAttcgattttataattattggaGCGGGACCTTCTGGCGCGGCTTTGGCAAACAGACTTTCAGAAGTACCAGAATGGAAGGTACTACTTTTAGAGGCGGGTTACGTGGAAACTACAATATCTCAAACGCCTTCAATGTCCAAATATCTACAGACGACGCCTTACGATTGGAGCTATACAACCACGGAACAGAAACATTCGTGTTTAGGTATGACATATTTATAGGGggagtttgaaaattatttaattcagagTTCATTTTAATCAAACCGTAGGTATGGAAAACAATAAATGTTCTATCAAATATGGAAAAGTCCTTGGCGGTATCACGTCGGTCGATAACATGATTTACACTAGAGGAAATCATAAAGATTACGATAAATGGGCCGATCTCGGATTAAAAAAATGGTGTTGGAATGACGTATTACcttatttcaagaaaattgaagatttcCACGTTCCAGATTTCGACAGAAAACATCACACTTTAGGTAAAAATGACAAATTCATGTTtagttatttagaaaattgtttcGAGTCTGAAAATTGCCAGCTGAGCGAAGAgaggcgagcaacagacgagtccaacaaagtagtatttgagccgcggcgtacacaacattttttaaacgacGCACAAAATGTAAcaagaattctattatattttctctggttaaagtttttgatttttttgcagtgtgccctttatttcatttcttcgggatgagttttggatatttgttgatgtgaacaacttgttttattgcgagagtacttttaatcatcgagaatgtagaccataaagtggaacttttccagattttagattttactgaaaaataagCGAGCGCTGCGTTTTCCGTTGGGTTTTAcgcctttttctggtgacacaacttcataaagagctcgtactgtttttcgtacttgcacgagatttatccgaCAACGAATTAAAAACGGCCGCATGGCTTTCTTCGgtgaagttttctttttcatcatcattcattgttattcattaatttagacacaacttcggataaaacaaataatttgagaaaattaaaaatttaaggttatgcaaaatcatcgaagtgtcAACTGtcaagtggctagagtcacttcagagcgtcccgaaagtgttttgcattACGGAACTGtaactttcactacatggaacactcaaaacgcaactttcagtatgtaaatgaatacagaacgaacaacttttagatggcgtcgtctaaaaagaaaataattaattatcttgaaaaaattataaataacatattctaGAAAAAGATAAACAGATCTATAACTAGGTATAATCATTTAAGaaacaaggactttcccaacaattatagaattattttaacaaatatgaTATTAGCATAGTCATAAAGGAAATTATATATTATCgaaatacgagggtggttcaaatataaatcgaagttttcgaaaaaaaaaaaattagtctcGTAAAAGTGGATGTTAGACTGGCCCgcttaacctcactttttagtGTACTAATAGCCATAAAAGAGAAGAATGTACCAATATCTGTTGGGCAACGAATAGTTATTCATTTTTCGATCAAACATGAAACAAAATCCGCGCGAAATTTATCTCCAAGACTTCAAGTGTATGAATGATGTTCCATATATCGGAAAGGCCGAGAAATAGTGGCACATTGGGCATCAGCGTAGTagcaaataatttcattaacgGCTCGGTTACCAGATGACCAGATGGGTACCAGGACttctaaattttgaacaaaaataccCGCGCTGGGAAGTTTGCACGCGTCTCCTGCAACGATATGAagaggaaaaagaaaatttcgagACTTGAGTACTATATTCCGGAGAGTAAACGCCTGTCCATGGAAAGTTACACTTTCAGTGGGGAAAGCGTGATGTACTGTGTTTTAGGACGTGATAGGATGATTTTATCACCGAACCAAGTACTGTGGAGGCTCAGTATTATGATAACCTCCTAAAAAACTTGGTGAAACAGATCAAAACGACGCGATATTCCAATCCGTAGTGCCAACCGTTGCAAGGCAACACCATATCGTATACAACTCGGTTTACGACAGAAACGTTGAACGAATTGGGTTGAGAAATACTGGAACACCCTTCTCGTAATCCCGATTTGTCGCCttgcgactattatttatttactatatcCGCGAATGGTGCGTGACAAGTCGGAAAAGGCATCCGAAAGCTGCCACTTACCACTTGATGCTCTTAATAGTCTCATACAGTGTACCAAATGtggtattttcaaaatgaagtaATGAATTTTGAGTCTTACTTTGAGGCCCTATATATATAGACCTTGTATAGAGGTAAATTGCCTCCAATATTTTGAGCTACATTGTGTCGGTTCTAATGCAAAATATGTTGTAAAACGATTCTGACActatttacataggacagacaacGCAGTATTAAGAAAGATTATCAAAAGATCATCAAACGGgaaaaaactcaagaaatatgaaaaatacattgaataaaatttagaatttttagaagGTTGCACGTTATCTATTGCTCAATATAATTACGCAGATTGTCAATGTCATAATCTACTTTTTATAGGTGGCCCCGTATATGTGGAACATTTCCATCATTCCAATGGATTAGGGAAACATATTTTGGAGGCGGCTCACgaattaaacataaaaacaatcGATTATAATGGTAAAGAACAACTAGGAGTATCTCTACCTCAAGCAACTACACGCGACGGTCATAGAAACAGTGTTGCTCAAACGTATCTAGCTCAAACCGTGACTAGGCCGAACTTAGAGGTACTTCTAGGAGCTCAAGCTCTACAAATATTGATCAGTCCGCATACAAAGGAAGCCTACGGagtgaaatttttacaagaagGTCATTTATTGGTAGGCAAAGCTactaaagaaattattttggcAGCTGGATCAGTGAATACACCACAATTACTTTTACTTtcaggtatttattttttttaatatctttgtaTATATAATCTATATCTATTATATTATTAGGTATTGGACCGAAAGAGCAGCTTGAGGCCTTAAAAATTGAACCAGTAGCCGATTTAAACGTTGGTAGTAGTTTGAAAGATCAAATGAGTTTTATAGGACTCAACTTTCACTATAACGAAAGCTTTAAAATACCTGATAAACATGAAATAGTTGAAGAATTTTTGAAACACGCTAAAGGTCCTTTAACAACACCCGGTATTGAAGCTATAGGGTTCTTAAAAACGGAAGCATCGAAAGAAAGTTTGGATTATCCTGACATACAGTTTCTAGTAACAAAAGACGATCTTGAAAACGGTAAATAAACAACCATCAacatatttcttttgaaattaatatttctctTATAGGTGAGCAATTCCAACGTACTAATCGTATCAAAAAAGAAATCCACGACGAAATATACcccaaatcaaattttttcaacgtGGAAGTAACCCTCCTTCATCCAAAATCGATTGGGGATATAAAACTCCACGATAACGATCCCCTTCACCATCCTCTAATCAACACCAATTCTTTAACCGATTTCGATGATCGAGATATCGATTCTTTGGTTGCGGGAATAAAAAAAGCGATCGAATTAGCGAAAACTGATACTTTACAAAAATTAGACGTTCATCTTAGCGATAATCACATACCCGGTTGCGATAAAAACAATCACGATGAATATTGGAAATGCGCTGTAAGACATTTGGCTGTTAATAAAGGACATATCACTGGAACCGCTAAAATGGGTACAGAAGAAGATGAAAATGCCGTAgtagatgaaaatttgaaagtcAGGGGAATACACAAATTGAGAGTAGCTGATGCCAGTGTGATACCTGTAACTATTTCGGGAAATTTGGTTGCCCCATCGATTATGATCGGAGAAAAAGCTGCAGATTTGATAAAGGATGAATGGAAATAGACTACTCGATTATTATTCTCTATTTTGATAtacgaaattaaatattaagaaaaaaaatcgtagtTTATTATCTCATATTCCTTTTTAGTACAGTGAGTACAGTTCAATTAGAGCCGAAACCCACGAAAATTGATAATGTTgctgattttctggatttaaGTAGTTCTGAAAGATCAAAATTTTTGCCGCTAAGcggtatatttttgtttaaattttcaaaatttcgaattttgcaaataactcggaatctatgctgaatttcgaaaaaactgaGGGGTTcaaaatgtagttcaaaaaatttcctacaaaaaaggttccctgtgattttttcttaatctcaaaattactcTTACAAAAAGCGTGTTACTGGATTTTTCCAACAATGCATTTTTTgcggataactcaaaaaagttgaaatttccgaaaaaaaaaaatgccgAGCAAGAAATTACCTTCGAAGAAactcaaatatgatttttcgtATGatcaattttgtgaaaaagaGCCTCTACAAACTCAAATCAGCTTTGTTTATTAAGATAATGACTCAACATAGTAGAATTCATCATTTAGAAgctaaaaaatccaaaaacacataaaaaaattgggacGATGGGAATACCTGAACCGTACTCAAACAAATTCCCATTTGctgataaattttgtaaaaaaaaggCTCTACAGAGgcaaatttatttggtttaagaagATCACGATTTAACATTGTATAATCcatcattaaattataaatatatacgaggatgtattgatatctagttagcctgaatcagttccatgcataaacaaaatatttcgttaccatagcaacgaacaataacttattagaagtgtcagtgtaaagattgatgtcaaaaaagtgaaccagaattacgcaataaattaaaagaaaaatgatgtccaccgaaattgtgaaaatcgaaaaattggagtatttaaaagggttaagaggtaagcagatttacgaagatatgcttaatacccttgatgatcaatgtccttcgtatgcgaccgtgaaaaattggacagcaagcttcaaaagaggtaaattttccattgaagatgatgactgatcgggaaggccagtttctgtgtcggtccccgaaaatatcgatgcagttcatgacatgattttatcagaccgtcgaattgggctaaaacggataacTGAGgcactaaatatttcataggaacgcgttcatcatatagttcacgtcaatttggacatgaggaaaattgctgcaaaatggatccccaaatgtttgaatgttgaccaaaagcgtgcaagatATAGACTTCTtaaaattgttactatggaagagacttgggtacatttctacgatccagaaacaaagcaacaatcgatggaatggcgacactctggttctccaagacctaagaagtttcgtgtccaaaaatctgctggaaaagttcttgcttcagttttttgggattaccatggagtaatcatgattgattttttgaataagggtagaataataactggaaattactattcCACATTAcaacggaaaaaaattaaagagaaaagacgcggaaagctatccaaagttgttttgtttttgcaggacaacgcccctgcacacaaatctcatgttgccatgcaaaaaattcgtgatctcatgtttgaattactagaacacccccccttattcaccagatttgactccttccgactatcatctctttttgtgaaaggtctagagacattgcaggttcgctgtattaaatgtatccaattaagaggagaatatgttgagtaataaaatattttgacattggaattttttttggttctatagtaggctaaaaatttttcaatatatcctcgtagcAACTCCTTGTTATCAAGCATGGCTGTCCACTTAACTAAACTGCTATCCTAGCCACATTTTAAAGTAAAGCCTTATTTCACGACTTGATATTTTGGGCTACACTTGCTATGAACATTTACATCAGACTCGTCAAGAAAGTCTCCTTCATTCtcatatttatcgaagaaaattgagatcaaaacaataaaaacaattcaacaTTTCACTAATCAAAGATTTGATGCTTTACGTACTAAAAAAGAAacacaattaatttttcactttgaaGCTTTCCCATTGGGTTCCTTTTCTGccattttcactatttttttcacaattttcattcaacaattAACGTTAAAACTTTACACGTGCACTAATAATATGCCTTTTGCTTTTGTCTGTTCGACGGCGCTCTCTACACCCGTAGAATCTTCGGCTGATGTATTAAAGAAACTCTCCCAGTAGAAAGAGGTTTCTTTTTTGTACCACGTAATCTTTCGTTTCCCCCCGTATGATGCGTTAAAACCAAACCCCTGGAAAATCGCaaaaagttttaagaaaaaaatgtctttttggAACTCTTagtgaattttcaaatttttgatgggAAACCGAAGGTTTTACGAACTTATTTGAAGCTGGAGAActcaactaaaaaaattatgctttagttttctcattattttgcgAAAATGACTGGTATTCAACAACCAAACTTGTCCACtatgaaaaaatctaatattagtaaaagtagttttttttctatcacatAGTGAGTTCAAAGATCTCATTTCAAAGGTAATCGTCGAATTGACGATCTCAAGCAATGGTTCGCTGCTGGATGTAGCATGTGTTTTAAGGCATTTCTCGAACATCTATTCACAAAacatatttatatgtttatatatagaAATCATCTATAGTGCGTCTCGACAACTGCGTCATCTTCTTCAGAGATTGACACTAAGTCAAAACTGATCCGAATTTTGGTTTACGTAATTGACTGAGTTAATATGGGTTGAGGCTggagcaaaatatttttttccgttGTTTGACATTTTACTTTGTTAACGAAAACTATGGAAAATCAACTACGACTTTTTCCAGTTCTAATTATTATCCTTTTCTGTTCGTTTCCACGTTTTGTCTGTttagttaaaattaattgaCTGCTTAGAACATCAGTAATCAGATTCAAAAAAAggaagacaaaaaaattaaaatttccataGAGATAGCAAAATTAGTTTGAATAACATTAGATTTTGTATACGGCGAACGAATTATTCGCTTTTTTGTTTGGAAAGAAAAGAAATCGACTCTTATCGATTTTAATGTTCATAACGTCTACTCCAATAATcataatagatttttattttaattccctgcacaaaaatgtgaaaataaaaataatacgaatTAGAATTTGAAAGAAACTAATTGTTGTTGCTGTTgctgtttcaaaatttcacatacgAAATAAACTCTAATTGAcatatgatcaatttttttcaaatatgacaaactcagttttttttatacacaacacgttttgaaaatttgagtttcCTCTAAACCTGAACTACGTGCCTTTCGACTAAACTTTCttctaaaaaaagttttcccTCTAGGATCAACAATGAAACTTTGATCTCGGAcacttcaataaaaaaacatttagaaaaacaatCCCCAGATTctataaacgtattgtattatttattttatcttataaCTATTTTAGTCTACGGTCTCTATAAGAGACTGTGCAACCAGCAAAAAACAATCCCGTCCGTGTTGTTTGCCAAGAAAATTCtacaagtctgaattttttGCAGATGCAGTTAAAAAGTAGAGACTCTAACTAGTAAAATGCACTTTTTTCGTCCCGAAATGTTAAGTTTTCGAGGAGATACAGCAGTTTCTTCTTCAGCCGGGGACGTAATTTTCCTCAGACTCTACGTGACGCGAAAACTTTTTAGTAAGATGCGACCCCGAAGTTTGAgcgcattttacaaagaaatgacaGTTCTTAGAGAAAAATCACAAGgaaccttttttatagaaaacttcttaaactacatttttgatcccttcactttttccgaaattaggcatagatttcgagttatttgcaaaattcgaaatttttcaaaatatatcgcttagcttagcaaaattttgttgttaattttcaCTGTATCGATAAATCACCTGGAGAACTACCTAAATCCAAAAAATCAGCGACTCATTGTCGTAGGTCAGGAGCTGTGATCactgtattatttttaaactgtcTAATATCCAGGGTGAAACAACCATATAGAAATATCTTTTAACGTTGCTCAACATCAATGGTATGACTTATCTCATTGCAAGCTTATACATTTAAGTTGAAGGGTTTAGTTTCCCTACAAGAAAATGTCTAATGGCGTCAGATCAGGAAATCGTGCTGGCCATTATATAGATGCGAAAATAGAAGAATCGTCAGTTACTATTATTCAAATCTATGACGAAATTTTTgcatggaaaaaaattaaatccaaaGGAAAGGTTCTACCAAGGTCCCAAAGAGCTTATTGAACGTTGAGCAAAAACGATGTTGaggctttctttttgtatgattgCTACGCGCATGATTGAGTTGGGTTTAATAAAAGCTGTAAACTAAAACACTgtggatatgtcaaatctgacataaagtttgacatttttaatggtgaacgtactcagaacgtttGGTCAAACGACCGCTTCGACCTTTGGTGATAAAGCACTCGAGCTACCgtatttcgctggttttccaaattcaatcttGGTCGCATTTCTCTaaaggatgaatttcgtgaagatcGTCAGGACAAggtgcaaagaaatgttgaaaatactCAATCACGATGTTTCAAAAGACGTCTGTAAGATCTCGACAGGCgatgaatcatggatctatggaaactaaacaaaaatcaacaatatgggtctttcaagatgatccaagcacttcgaagcaagtAGTCGGGTTTTTCGGGATTACTGGACTTTAAATCAATTCTAAATGAAACTTTAGCATTTTTTTACCAGAAGTGttcgttaaaaaataaagaaaccaAATGCAGAAATCGAATCATTCAATatccacgacaatgcgagcagTCACACAacagttgaaacaaaaaaccTTTTTGAACAGTCATAACATTTGATTGATGGCTTATCCGTCGTACAATCCTTgtacaatatttgtttttatttgtctatctaaAGAAAATCATTAAACGAACACATTAACTTTGTTacttttcgaaatttttgaatttaggttTGTGCTgacgaaataaattataatctatTATTGTGCAAAgtacataaatttttgattaaccTTGAGAAATTCAAAGGGAAAGACGTTAAATTATCCAAAACATCTAAAAgtagaaatcattttattttcatagaacTAGTTAGCTCGTTGAATGATTCTGTATCATCCTCTCATTAAGCAGGTTAATTAGAATGTTATACATGAAACTGGTTTTCACGTATATTCCTAGATTTGTTTATATAGAGAGCGTTTTTCCTTGAAACGATACAGGTTCAATCATATATAAGCTGCTGATAGGTTtggaatgaaatatgaaatcttAGGTAGACCGGGATACTGCAACTTGTACGAAAATAATTCGGTTCAGCTTATTTGATAGATGACTGGaaaatttgactccaaatttaCTCTAATACCTCAACAAACGAGCTCAATTCGAATTAAAACAGATCGTTTTGAAAAGGAAAgttatgaataatataatttcaaatatttagtgaccaaacttttttatttaaattattttttcgggCGATCAAATCGACTTTCATGGGGATATTTCACTTATTATAGTAATTGGTATCACTATTATAGTTTTTCATAAGTGGCAGCACTGACAGTCAACGTCAGttgtcaaattttgtttaagaCTACTCGACGTCGAGATGCTAGATTCTGCCACGTAGAAGATATAACCTCTATTCACATTTTAGAGCCTTACATCTCGCAGCGTATGGAAcacaaaagaatatttttttaggaaCGTATCAaagcgtgtttttgagtggtgtacaCGCTTTAGTGATGGCACTGATGATGACCATCACCCAGGTGACTGTTTCAAGTaaggaaacagtgaccaaaatcaaccaaattgtgcgtgcagatcgtgaATGAGCATTCGTATGATTGTCGAGGCTGtgaacgccgataaagaaacggttagaaaaattttacacgagaaaTTATACAAGACAAAAGTTTGTGCGAAggtggtgccaaaaaatctgactcctgaccaaaggCTCTTGCGttaacgggtctgctcagatttccttgaagagtttgaaaaagatctgctttgaaagtgatccgatttgagtcgttggaagcggtaaagcagaAAATTACACAGCTTCTAAAGGccttcaccaaagaagacttccagcactgcttccaTCAATGGAAAAAACCAATGGAAAGGTGTGTAGTGGGGGGAtaggagtatattgaaggggagcattcgagtGTAGAATAatctttttcgtaaccagtcccgttatttaatagccagacctcgtatatctAATTACTTTACTTCTATCTATATCTatcgataaaatattttgaataataaatgaattcaCGCCCCCCGCgcatttttattatatgaaatttgttttttaatcagttaatattttagtttagtgagATTTATGGGGTTAATCAACTTACATATTTGGCTAAACAGCTTGCTTacctaaaaaaaaagaagaagcagcacattaatttaaaatataaatttaaaattggtatCCATTTCGTAAATATCAgtcattcatattttcatatacgtgaatataattaaattaacgaTTATGTTAGGATTGATATGATGTTATGTATATACTTTACATGGACGGGTCAAAAAGTCTTTGATTTGTATTCTTATTACAGCTTTTTACACATTATTTAACGTTCCTTcaacgtttttataataatatacataaataataagCAATTTGACGCCTAATTCACTTATTTTTAAAGTGAAAACTACATCGATGCAATATCCTGGCGCGAAGAAACTTAATTTGTGATAAATGTCATTTTAAGTACTGCGATCCATCAGTTGTTAGTCTAACATTAAAAGAagagttataaataaaaattattttccaaaattttatttccacacacttttcagaacgtTTAACTAAAGCTTCTACggcattataaaaatatgagcATGTTTAGAGTCAAAATGTTCACCATCTTTGTGAAGGCTTGGAAAGCAAAGCAGTGTAGACTGGAGCAATTTTTGACGAAACAACCTTAGTAAGTCAGAATAAAAAGCGTTTGATTGCTTAAAATAAATCGCAATCCgaaaatattgtagccatcacttttttggtgtttttcgTAACCTTTGCTTTTTTTTGTACGAGTTCTCCTTTCCGGTGCCATTCAATAGAATCTCTTTAGGATGTTCAATCATAGTAACATGATTTTATAATTGATCAGAATACACTTTCGTCggtaaagtttttaaaatcgCTCTCgacattttacataaatttttgtcaTGCTTAAATGCTCATTTAGGATCTTTAGAACACTTGTTTTTGAAATTCCGGTCTGTACTGTAATTTCTTGTATTTTAGGGGGTCACAGGACCTCCAGCACCTTCATCATATTCTAATGATTTTCCTCCCCAGCGAAACAACTTaagctaatttttaatttttaaaataacgtcACGAGTTATTATAAACAGCCTCCATTCTATTTTTGACTCGTGTTGGTGTTATTTCTTCTTTAGACTCGAGACTTTTGAGAACGCACTTCATTTTCTATATGAAAAACTCCTGGACAGTACTACGCATATTCATGAAACTCTATGCAACTTACTCTGTTA is from Diorhabda sublineata isolate icDioSubl1.1 chromosome 1, icDioSubl1.1, whole genome shotgun sequence and encodes:
- the LOC130449293 gene encoding glucose dehydrogenase [FAD, quinone]-like; translation: MAIFSCIPFLIGLSISIATCSSPEPDPKSTYFENFSKGLAEMERIASEYEYKEKNFEDEKRNVTASKEFDFIIIGAGPSGAALANRLSEVPEWKVLLLEAGYVETTISQTPSMSKYLQTTPYDWSYTTTEQKHSCLGMENNKCSIKYGKVLGGITSVDNMIYTRGNHKDYDKWADLGLKKWCWNDVLPYFKKIEDFHVPDFDRKHHTLGGPVYVEHFHHSNGLGKHILEAAHELNIKTIDYNGKEQLGVSLPQATTRDGHRNSVAQTYLAQTVTRPNLEVLLGAQALQILISPHTKEAYGVKFLQEGHLLVGKATKEIILAAGSVNTPQLLLLSGIGPKEQLEALKIEPVADLNVGSSLKDQMSFIGLNFHYNESFKIPDKHEIVEEFLKHAKGPLTTPGIEAIGFLKTEASKESLDYPDIQFLVTKDDLENGEQFQRTNRIKKEIHDEIYPKSNFFNVEVTLLHPKSIGDIKLHDNDPLHHPLINTNSLTDFDDRDIDSLVAGIKKAIELAKTDTLQKLDVHLSDNHIPGCDKNNHDEYWKCAVRHLAVNKGHITGTAKMGTEEDENAVVDENLKVRGIHKLRVADASVIPVTISGNLVAPSIMIGEKAADLIKDEWK